In a single window of the Micrococcaceae bacterium Sec5.7 genome:
- a CDS encoding copper resistance protein CopC produces MNPRPARAPRLRTARRVRASLPRAAALFLTLAGILLASLLGGAAPASAHSNLLFTSPASDSTVATAPETLTLLFDEPVSISGTAVKLTGPGDIAVGTAALSHGNRALELPVHGAVDQGIYTVTWQVTAQDGDVMGGSYRYAAGPVTAGLGGGQATDTQGSWPTGVLRGILFAALAAALGEPAATLLLRRIQAAPPRPRSWLPFSAFLGLGACLGLAVLLLGNGSLTAGLTRPDPAVLLSTRPGALAMVETAGFALAAAAKLIRRPGWAWAPLAAVVAAEALRAHPQLANPVIGIPLTLIHLAAAALWAGTLFHVLRTAVAWRHQRPLARAAIAAYSRPALWLVITVAITGLASGLLLIPLKDITTTDYGRALLIKTGLVTAAAVLALAARRHLRRKATPERISRPARVEAVSLVGVLGISALLTVLPLPGSADAPLAFPPPATGPVVPMASLAGEIGVSARASAGQLVVQLVAPEFSDGSGPINDAKFSLTGAIADPDGQTQDLKFRGCGTGCFFTPVTWKDGSSLLSVSPVAGGWRTDRAGLTVAWPPAPAADLLTAAVTAMKAVPSFTLHELVTSDTTQGLGTPMSFEATGADFVRRALYASGTATLTARLPDLDGHRRLTLSYPAENALLELTLADDGRILHETLTAPHHLVTRTLIYPEPR; encoded by the coding sequence GTGAATCCTAGGCCCGCCCGGGCCCCGCGCCTGCGAACGGCCAGGCGCGTCCGCGCGTCGCTGCCGCGGGCTGCGGCCCTGTTCCTGACCCTGGCCGGCATCCTCCTGGCCTCCCTGCTGGGAGGCGCGGCCCCGGCTTCGGCCCACTCGAATCTGCTCTTTACCAGCCCGGCCTCCGATTCCACCGTGGCCACCGCCCCGGAAACCCTGACCCTGCTCTTCGACGAGCCCGTCTCCATCAGCGGGACCGCGGTGAAACTGACCGGGCCCGGAGACATTGCCGTCGGTACCGCGGCGCTCAGCCACGGCAACCGCGCCCTGGAACTTCCCGTGCACGGCGCCGTCGACCAGGGCATTTACACCGTAACCTGGCAGGTCACCGCCCAGGACGGTGACGTCATGGGCGGCTCCTACCGCTACGCCGCAGGACCGGTCACCGCCGGCCTGGGCGGCGGCCAGGCCACCGACACCCAGGGGTCCTGGCCGACGGGGGTGCTGCGCGGGATCCTCTTCGCCGCCCTCGCCGCCGCCCTGGGCGAACCCGCCGCCACCCTCCTGCTTCGCCGTATCCAGGCGGCCCCGCCCCGCCCGCGGTCCTGGCTGCCGTTCAGTGCATTCCTCGGACTCGGCGCATGCCTCGGCCTGGCTGTGCTTCTGCTGGGCAACGGCTCCCTCACCGCAGGCCTGACCCGCCCGGACCCTGCCGTGCTCCTCTCCACACGGCCCGGAGCCCTGGCTATGGTCGAAACCGCGGGGTTCGCCCTGGCCGCGGCGGCAAAACTGATCCGGCGTCCCGGGTGGGCGTGGGCGCCCTTGGCCGCCGTCGTTGCCGCCGAGGCCCTGCGCGCCCACCCGCAACTGGCGAACCCGGTCATCGGAATCCCCCTGACCCTGATCCACCTGGCCGCGGCCGCCCTGTGGGCCGGAACCCTGTTCCACGTCCTGCGTACGGCCGTTGCCTGGCGGCATCAGCGGCCCCTGGCACGGGCGGCGATCGCAGCTTACTCCCGGCCGGCCCTCTGGCTTGTCATCACCGTGGCGATCACCGGCCTCGCCTCGGGCCTGCTGCTGATACCGCTGAAGGACATCACAACCACGGACTATGGCCGGGCGCTGCTGATCAAGACCGGACTGGTCACCGCCGCTGCCGTTCTGGCATTGGCCGCACGCCGGCACCTGCGCCGCAAAGCAACGCCCGAGCGCATCAGCCGCCCGGCCCGGGTCGAAGCCGTCTCACTCGTCGGCGTCCTCGGGATCTCGGCCCTGCTCACCGTTCTCCCGCTGCCCGGCAGCGCCGACGCACCGCTGGCCTTCCCGCCGCCGGCTACCGGACCCGTGGTGCCGATGGCGTCGCTTGCCGGGGAGATAGGAGTCAGCGCCCGCGCCAGTGCCGGGCAGCTCGTCGTCCAGCTGGTCGCACCGGAATTCTCCGACGGGTCAGGACCCATCAACGACGCGAAGTTCTCTTTGACGGGGGCCATCGCCGACCCGGACGGGCAAACACAGGATCTGAAATTCCGCGGCTGCGGAACGGGCTGCTTCTTCACTCCCGTGACCTGGAAGGACGGATCGAGCCTGCTGAGCGTGTCACCGGTCGCCGGAGGCTGGAGGACAGACCGCGCCGGCCTCACCGTCGCCTGGCCGCCGGCCCCCGCCGCCGACCTGCTCACCGCTGCCGTCACCGCGATGAAGGCCGTCCCGTCCTTCACCCTGCACGAACTGGTCACCAGCGACACCACGCAGGGACTGGGAACCCCGATGTCCTTTGAAGCAACCGGTGCCGACTTCGTGCGCAGGGCCCTCTACGCGAGCGGCACCGCCACCCTCACCGCCCGCCTCCCGGACCTGGACGGACACCGCCGCCTGACCCTGTCCTACCCGGCAGAAAACGCCCTCCTGGAACTCACCCTCGCCGACGACGGACGGATCCTGCACGAGACACTCACCGCCCCGCACCACCTCGTCACCCGCACCCTCATCTACCCGGAACCCCGATAA
- a CDS encoding type 1 glutamine amidotransferase domain-containing protein: MKKILMVLTSVSEIGDTGEKTGYNVAEAAHPWKVFKDSGHFVDFASIQGGQPPRDEVDSEDPIQVAFTEDETTRAGLYNTARVDVVDPDQYDGVFLVGGHGTMWDFPDSEGLQNLVASVYNAGGLVGAVCHGPAGLLNVELENGLRLVEGRKVAAFTNDEEVAAGKDKVIPFFLADRLEEQGATHVSADVFEEKVVVDDRLVTGQNPASAAGVAKEMEKLFAEVIHQEKAEEQHETEALRAEKDAEKNAKKAAAEAEH, translated from the coding sequence ATGAAGAAAATCCTCATGGTACTGACCAGCGTTTCCGAGATCGGCGATACGGGCGAGAAGACCGGCTACAACGTGGCCGAAGCTGCACATCCCTGGAAGGTCTTCAAGGATTCCGGGCATTTCGTCGACTTTGCGTCCATCCAGGGCGGCCAGCCCCCGCGCGACGAGGTGGACTCAGAAGATCCCATCCAGGTCGCCTTCACGGAGGACGAGACCACGCGCGCCGGTCTCTACAACACTGCCCGCGTCGACGTCGTTGATCCCGACCAGTACGACGGAGTCTTCCTCGTGGGCGGCCACGGCACCATGTGGGACTTCCCGGACAGCGAAGGCTTGCAGAATCTGGTGGCCAGCGTCTACAATGCCGGCGGCTTGGTGGGCGCGGTCTGCCACGGGCCGGCCGGCCTGCTGAACGTGGAATTGGAGAACGGGCTTCGCCTCGTCGAGGGCCGGAAGGTGGCCGCCTTCACCAACGACGAGGAGGTTGCCGCAGGGAAAGACAAGGTCATCCCGTTCTTTTTGGCAGACCGACTTGAGGAACAGGGCGCCACCCACGTCTCCGCTGATGTCTTTGAGGAGAAGGTTGTGGTTGACGACCGGCTGGTGACCGGCCAGAACCCGGCTTCAGCCGCCGGCGTGGCCAAGGAGATGGAGAAGCTCTTCGCAGAGGTCATCCACCAGGAAAAAGCCGAGGAACAGCACGAGACGGAGGCTCTGCGCGCCGAGAAGGACGCCGAGAAGAACGCCAAGAAGGCTGCCGCAGAAGCGGAGCACTAA
- a CDS encoding VOC family protein produces the protein MASRFSELVIDCLDPQRLAEFWCEVLGFVVLDTEDGAIEIGPEEGFGGLQPTLIFSPTTEPRTGKLRLHIDINPTDRDQDAELERLLKIGAHPADIGQTGEEQWHVLLDPEGNEFCLLRRRLS, from the coding sequence ATGGCTTCTCGCTTCTCCGAACTGGTCATCGACTGCCTGGATCCGCAACGGCTGGCGGAGTTCTGGTGCGAGGTGCTCGGCTTCGTCGTGCTCGACACCGAGGACGGCGCGATCGAGATCGGACCGGAGGAAGGGTTCGGCGGACTGCAACCGACCCTGATCTTCAGCCCGACGACCGAGCCCAGGACCGGCAAGCTGCGGCTGCACATCGACATCAACCCCACCGACCGCGACCAGGACGCCGAGCTCGAGCGCCTCCTGAAGATCGGTGCGCACCCGGCCGATATCGGCCAGACCGGCGAGGAGCAGTGGCACGTCCTGCTCGACCCCGAGGGCAACGAGTTCTGCCTCCTGCGACGCCGCCTGAGCTGA
- a CDS encoding ATP-binding protein, with product MDSDMNPFAPGSGLKPPALEGRESEIEAFGRLIVRTKRQATERGMLLSGLRGVGKTVLLNNFVAQAERHDWFVVQIEAQPSPEGRKATRQKLARAIEAGARRLRTRSAWDYVKDVLGSIGSFNVTLGVTGVSATLGTTEGRADSGNLDIDLEELVEDIATAMGKSLSGFGIFIDEMQDLDEELLGALISVQHLAGQKGWPFFIIGAGLPNLPGKLSATRSYSERLFDYRTIGALDHASAADAISLPMNQLGAHLEADALRALVTAAAGYPFFLQAYGKAVWDVSSNKTVNLDDARLAIEIGTEQLDAGFFRSRWQRATPAERQYLRAMAEDHDEASSTAQVASRLNRAASQLTVARSSLISKGLIYAPDHGAVRFTVPGMSGFISRQFEE from the coding sequence ATGGACTCTGACATGAACCCCTTCGCCCCGGGCTCTGGCCTCAAACCGCCGGCACTGGAGGGACGAGAATCAGAAATAGAAGCGTTCGGCCGCTTGATCGTCAGAACTAAACGTCAAGCCACCGAGCGGGGAATGCTCCTGTCCGGGCTCCGGGGCGTCGGGAAGACGGTTCTGCTGAACAACTTCGTCGCGCAAGCAGAGCGGCATGACTGGTTCGTTGTGCAGATAGAAGCCCAGCCCTCTCCGGAGGGCCGGAAGGCAACCCGGCAAAAACTGGCCAGGGCGATTGAGGCGGGAGCGCGAAGGCTGCGTACGAGGTCTGCCTGGGACTACGTGAAGGATGTCCTGGGCAGTATTGGTTCCTTCAATGTCACCCTTGGCGTTACGGGCGTGTCCGCGACGCTCGGGACCACGGAAGGCCGGGCGGACTCAGGGAACCTGGATATCGACCTCGAGGAGCTCGTTGAAGACATCGCAACAGCCATGGGCAAATCCCTCAGCGGCTTCGGAATCTTCATCGACGAGATGCAGGACCTGGACGAGGAGCTCCTGGGCGCGCTGATCTCTGTCCAGCACCTGGCCGGCCAGAAAGGCTGGCCTTTCTTCATCATCGGGGCCGGGCTACCCAACCTGCCCGGAAAGCTCAGCGCCACGAGATCCTACTCTGAACGCCTCTTTGACTACCGCACCATCGGAGCCCTCGACCACGCCTCGGCGGCGGACGCCATCAGCCTCCCGATGAACCAGCTGGGTGCGCACCTGGAGGCAGACGCCCTGCGGGCGCTCGTCACAGCGGCCGCCGGCTACCCCTTCTTCCTGCAGGCCTACGGCAAGGCCGTCTGGGACGTATCCTCCAACAAAACAGTCAACCTTGACGACGCCCGGCTGGCCATCGAAATCGGGACCGAACAACTCGACGCCGGGTTCTTCAGATCACGCTGGCAAAGAGCAACACCGGCAGAACGCCAATACCTCCGCGCCATGGCCGAGGACCACGACGAAGCCTCATCCACTGCGCAGGTGGCATCACGACTAAACCGGGCAGCCAGCCAGCTGACCGTCGCCCGCTCCAGCCTCATCTCCAAAGGCCTCATCTACGCCCCCGATCACGGCGCCGTCCGCTTCACAGTCCCCGGCATGTCGGGCTTCATCAGCCGGCAGTTCGAAGAATAG
- a CDS encoding nuclease-related domain-containing protein, with the protein MDGPARRTGASDMDHVLIGPAGVFTLNTKNHAGQSVWVAGRTLMVSGKKQRHLYNASHEAARAAKLLTRGVNAPVEVTGVVVVVAPKSMTVRERPSDVVVVSDRQLLGWLSDRPNLLTPRQIAVITAAAYGPERGTGIRLPWWTLRSCSTNSPGCGLSWTARDVAARDGSSPFLSGLRFS; encoded by the coding sequence GTGGATGGTCCTGCACGCCGTACCGGCGCGTCCGACATGGATCACGTGCTGATAGGTCCGGCCGGCGTATTCACCCTCAATACCAAGAACCACGCCGGGCAATCCGTTTGGGTTGCGGGTCGGACCTTGATGGTGTCCGGCAAGAAACAGCGCCATCTATACAACGCCAGCCACGAAGCCGCCCGGGCAGCGAAACTTCTCACCCGCGGAGTGAACGCGCCGGTTGAGGTCACCGGCGTTGTGGTCGTCGTTGCCCCGAAGAGCATGACTGTCAGGGAAAGGCCGTCCGACGTTGTTGTGGTCTCGGATCGGCAGCTCCTGGGGTGGCTGAGCGACCGCCCGAACTTACTCACGCCCAGGCAGATAGCGGTGATTACGGCTGCAGCATACGGCCCGGAACGTGGCACGGGAATCCGCCTGCCGTGGTGGACCCTGCGTTCCTGCAGTACGAATTCGCCAGGCTGCGGGCTCTCGTGGACAGCGCGCGACGTCGCCGCGCGGGATGGCTCCTCGCCCTTCTTGTCGGGACTCCGCTTCTCCTAG
- a CDS encoding TfoX/Sxy family protein: protein MTADAPSPRDVLAQRLRDLLTSHQNVREVRMFGGLSFMVGDTMAVAAGRGGDLLVRTDPAAYDDMLRRGGEPAYMGNDRPMGRGWLTVPYERIQDNTALAYWVKVGIDSRKVSD, encoded by the coding sequence GTGACAGCGGACGCACCGAGCCCGCGGGACGTCCTTGCGCAAAGGCTCCGAGACCTACTGACCTCGCACCAGAACGTGCGTGAAGTGCGCATGTTCGGCGGCCTGTCCTTCATGGTGGGTGACACCATGGCTGTAGCCGCCGGGCGTGGCGGCGATTTGCTCGTGCGCACCGATCCCGCCGCATACGACGATATGCTCCGCCGAGGTGGAGAGCCGGCATACATGGGCAATGATCGTCCGATGGGCCGCGGATGGCTCACCGTGCCTTACGAACGAATCCAAGACAATACGGCACTCGCGTACTGGGTCAAGGTCGGTATCGACTCCCGCAAGGTGTCGGACTGA